The window TCACTATAAGAAAACATGCGTTTTGCGACTTCAATATTGgtcgctaaacagtcgcaaTCACCTACTAAACGACTATTTGAGATGGTCGCTAAAATTACGATTGGATTATGACGCCTTTATATAGTCGCCAATAAGCGACGCTTTACAGACTTTTTATATTAGGAACATTCTTGTGTGACCATTCCAAGACTCCTAATTTATCGTCACAAAGTAGTCCTCgtatattagtaaccattttgccactaaTCTGATAGTttcacataaataaattaagtcACAATTTGGTGACATTTTAGCATAtaataaacctgttttatctctcaaatttagaaaaaatcacaataaattaaaattgaaaaccaaatcattaagaaagatatcataatcattcattaaacaaaagattagcATAATGATTGTATCATAATCATTCATTATccaaaaagatcatcctaaGCAAAACAAGTAATTAAATCAAACAGGCAATTcatgttttttagaaaagaaaatgtttagaACTTGAGTAAGTGGAGAAAGGGGATGTGGTGGCTGGTGTTGTGTCTAACGCGGTGGCTGGTGAGTACCTGACACGGTGGCTGGTGGTATGATGTCTTCAGGTGTGGAGTCTTCAGGTGCGGTTGATGGTGTTGTTGCTGGTACTCTTGGTCGCAAGGAAGCAATAAAAGTCTCAAATCCtggatctttctctttcatGTAGATGAGAAGCTCGTTGGTCCTCATTTGAGATTCTTGATGCTCCTTATCATGTTGGGCATTCTCAGCATCTAGATGAGCTATCTTGTTGCGAAGTTGTTCTTGAAGCTCGAGAAGTGTTGGTGTTGATGGAGAAGATTCTGCAtagctttctttccttttccctttcctAAGTGTCTTAACAAGAGATCCAAGACCAAAAAGGTTTCCCTTCTCATCtgtttgagtacactaaaacaaagaaaaactaaagCATTTCGTTAGTCAAGGCTAGAAACAAgtattaagaaaccaaaatgcTCAGCAAATAAAGAAACCATGTGAATTATGAAAACCAAAATGTGGATTAAGAAAGCAATGCTGAGAGTACCTTAAGAAAGATTTCATTCTTTTCCTCAATGCTGAGAGTAGATGACTTGAACGTTCAGAAGAATTCCCTGAATTTTCTGGACCATCATCGCCCACTTCACACAGTTTCTCCTCTAATGTTTTCTCATAAGTTTCAGCTACttgtttagctttttgatcAACAAACGATCCGTCAGCTCGAGTATGTGTCTTCATGAACACTTCGCCAAATGATACCGGACGGCCAAATTCTTCCTCCTACAAAGAAATAGTAAAATGTTAAAACCATGGAAGCAAGGTGTTTAGGGTGTTAAAATCATGGAAGCAATGTTAAAttaccatttcttgatgaatttgCACATATGATTTCTGACCGGCAAGGTGTTTGTGGAATCCAAGACCACCACGATCGAAGTTTCTGCACTGTGAAGCATTTGAACTCCTCTCCATTACATCAGGTTCGTTCCAAACATCCAATGATCACACATCTCAGCCCACAGTTCTCCACGAATCCAAATAGGTTGTTTACCACTGTTTTTAGCTTGACTAACAATGCCTTTCATTCGTTTATTGGCTATCTTTAAGAACCCCTCTTTAACAAGCTCAGTTATCCCAGTATCCCAATAGAACTCCGCTACATATTGCAAATGATTTAAGTTAATAATGATACTAAGTCAGTTATGAGagataataaaactttgaaagctATAAGACATTACCGCAAATGTCCTGATATATCTCTCTTGAATGTGAATATGAGTAACCTTCCAACTGTAGTAAGGACCATCGAATTTCCTTATAAATATTCCAGCAATCACCCGAGAAAATTTTCCTTTGCGCCTGTTAAAcctgtcacaaaacaaaaacagagtattagtctctataaaatcattgtaaCACTAAGCGGTTGTAACTTAAAGACAACTAAGCAAACAAAGTAAAGAAAAGTTAATCAAACAAAGCAGTCCTACACTAAACTTAATCAAACAAAGCAGTCCTACACTaaacttaatcaaacaaaaccaagtTATTAGTCTcaaccaaacaatcaaacacaatcaGTCTCAATCAAACAATCATACACCACCAAaaacttaatcaacaaaaacaatcaatctCAACCTACCACTAAGCGAATGTAACATAAAGACAATCATTCTCAACCTACAACAAAACAATCTATTTTAACCTACAACAAAACAATCTTAACCTAATACTAAGAGCAAAGAGAAATTACCATAGAGTCTCAACGCCGAGGATGGGATCGACAGACAGAAGTGGTAGATGTTGTCGGCTTGGAAGAGCTAGCATAACATCTAACATCTCTTGGTAGTCGTAGGCTGgattaggattagggttttcttctgcGGCAGGATTGGGGTTTTCTTCGTTGTAATCCTCATTATATTTAGGTCTGGTTGTTCTGGTATGAGTGGAGGAACATGAGCCGGTGGTTGAGAAGCAACCCGCGGTGGTTGAGAAGCAACCCACGGTGGTTGAGAACCAACCTGCGGTGGTTGAGAACCAACCCGCGGTGGTTGAGAACCAAACCGCGGTGGTTGAGAACCAACCCGCGGTGGTTGAGAAGCAAGAGGCGGGGATTGAGAAGCAGGAGGCGATGGTTGTGTCATTGACGGAAACTGAGACGACATAATTCTATTTGAATTAGTCACGGATTGAGAGGAGTGAGATGACGTTTGACCTCCGCGTGAAGTCGAAGCATTGGAGGCCCGATTAATGCCTCATAACTGGGTTCCCCTGTAGTCAAACCATTGGAGGGACGATTAGCTGCGGCTGAACTGGGTTCCCCTGTAGTCAAACCATTGTAAACACTAACACCTCCTAAGGATCTGCCTCCATGACCTTTAGGCTTTCTAGCACCAGCCATTTGAGAGGAGAAGATGATAGATTTGAGGAAATtttagaggagaagaagagagattcgAGAGGAGAATAAGAGAGAATTGAGAGGTTTTCGACACTTCGTCAAAAATTAGAAAGATataaagaaaccctaaatgAATTCTTAGCCTTGTAATTAACAGTAATATCCATCAACCAAATAGTGtgatttggggatgggtgtcgatcgacaacaaGGGTTAATGTAACATTTCCACacaaaaaatcatttaattaatctataaccacATAACTGGGCTTAATGTAACATTTCCAAGTGTTAGAATAGCTTgatttaagaaacaaataaatcagaacTGGAAAAATCATTCTCATTATTTTCGTacataaataatagtatatatatatattatatatatttaacacccgcaaaccattttattggtattttggttagggtgtcgatcgataccacttgtggtgtcggtcgacactgttctCAGACGGTTGATcggtttgattttaatcatccggtttgcgtggttggtttaagaAAAGCCCTAATCTCGACTTTATTAACGAAAACTCGACTTCCTTCGTCCCTTTAGCCGTTTATGTGAgctttagagagaaaagaagaaaagagtgttcCATGGcctgttcttgagctttttgggGGTTTCCTTTGATCTGTGAGAGAGTTTCTTCCTAGAGAGTgtggatccaaggctaggaacgtggtgggaaggttgttgtggtggtagcttcgtcgTTTCGGCTTAGATCTCGTTGTTTTGccaaggtgagtgcatgaccatgacctATCTAAGCTAagttctctgtttctgtgatattgtgtgttgtttggttgtttgtttgtgaGTCTTTCGTAGCTCCTAAAGCTTGGATTCGTTCGTGGGATCGTGTGGGACGaaaaggagaagtttggag is drawn from Camelina sativa cultivar DH55 chromosome 1, Cs, whole genome shotgun sequence and contains these coding sequences:
- the LOC104709141 gene encoding uncharacterized protein LOC104709141, whose amino-acid sequence is MERSSNASQCRNFDRGGLGFHKHLAGQKSYVQIHQEMEEEFGRPVSFGEVFMKTHTRADGSFVDQKAKQVAETYEKTLEEKLCEVGDDGPENSGNSSEHEKGNLFGLGSLVKTLRKGKRKESYAESSPSTPTLLELQEQLRNKIAHLDAENAQHDKEHQESQMRTNELLIYMKEKDPGFETFIASLRPRVPATTPSTAPEDSTPEDIIPPATVSGTHQPPR